A single Vulpes lagopus strain Blue_001 chromosome 3, ASM1834538v1, whole genome shotgun sequence DNA region contains:
- the MAP10 gene encoding microtubule-associated protein 10, translating into MAAPTAERLFSLELLVDWVRLEAGLLPPPPPPPVVAVEEEQEEAEEEEEEAEEEEEEARPPPPSRALRPAVAFRLLDFPTLLVYPPEGPGAPAPEPRPGLVRFGRGKSCLFRLHAATLHRLLLRTPLHTLLLQLPPGRPTPAPQLLGACSISLAAAAHQVLGPAASGCSRGRRGSFPLHDQVGQRVGDIALGYRLTDLGSSLLSHLERPVASTGGEAERAEVASQAPQETQRPKSQPGTKDADRFLASLKIPKARKELREIAFHRQSSSGNTVSVEHGKTSSVCSNSSGVRSVSPPDQEVTDLDIETNTFCPPPLYYTHLTQEKMPPVRGTITIKPQISVPEGLNGIFLEENRATAPTDTDCLKHTKSGTRESPPMLINPPHVQDVGASDQTSDHAQTEQNRVNTIRQLPLLNALLVELSVLHNQPVASPTQIHPHLAWLYRTEGKRSPESSTKCTCKSESKDKLSMGGNEKSVNLQYKKNQVENLKKGKYFEKNSGNPPKRVPRGKLLYGLTKTLKLRLKQTNPDMLVVHEKREQYRKMQAQMLGTKLRIPSSKVKALSFAKVHQKPHQLPKDKCLELDASFAENSDTSKQISGVLGDPSTSQETKLKCAAEKTVDCKHRISNGLLKEIASPANSIVLEGLTPASILEGKMDMKVQSPRVFQQVAVVDRIVVDKEIENKQVKTTDILTDNMSENKPSKNSCSESISELKYSDDFTSPCSSEDFSTTEDTSRILQAHDSSPEAENPKYNQCTNKSSETILSIRKNSSEKSSILSPPFSTGSPVHSYKRSHISKIQDKSLEETSSISTSDLSLLHWTEEKENHIDQNGMHDSKVVKRDQDMSIKLKTRTGGKPSEKSQSPRTSQVSSYLPSNLSELELNVLDSSTSDHFEEEDEVASLNISKQCRDICELVINKLPGYTV; encoded by the coding sequence ATGGCGGCCCCCACGGCCGAGCGGCTCTTTTCTCTGGAGCTGCTCGTAGACTGGGTGCGTCTTGAAGCCgggctgctgccgccgccgccgccgccacccgTAGTCGCGGTGGAGGAGGAGCAAGAGgaggccgaggaggaggaggaggaggccgaggaggaggaggaggaggctcgGCCGCCACCGCCGTCGCGCGCCCTGCGCCCCGCGGTGGCCTTCCGCCTGCTGGACTTCCCCACGCTGCTGGTTTACCCCCCGGAAGGCCCCGGCGCCCCAGCCCCGGAACCCCGGCCCGGCCTGGTCCGCTTCGGTCGCGGCAAGTCCTGTCTCTTCCGCCTGCACGCCGCCACCCTGCACCGCCTGCTCCTGCGGACCCCGCTCCACACCTTGCTGCTGCAGCTGCCCCCGGGGCGCCCGACTcctgccccccagctcctgggTGCCTGTAGCATCTCGCTGGCCGCCGCCGCCCACCAGGTCCTGGGGCCGGCCGCCTCCGGCTGCTCCCGGGGTCGCCGAGGAAGTTTCCCCCTGCATGACCAAGTTGGGCAGCGGGTTGGGGACATTGCTCTGGGCTACCGCTTGACTGACTTGGGAAGCagcctgctgagccacctggagagGCCAGTCGCTTCCACGGGAGGTGAGGCGGAGCGTGCAGAAGTCGCTTCCCAAGCCCCGCAGGAAACACAGCGACCCAAGTCACAGCCCGGAACCAAGGATGCTGATAGGTTTCTCGCGAGTTTAAAAATCCCAAAGGCACGGAAGGAGTTGAGGGAAATAGCCTTCCACCGTCAGAGCAGCTCCGGTAACACAGTTTCTGTGGAGCATGGCAAAACCAGCTCTGTGTGTTCAAACTCTAGTGGGGTGAGGAGCGTCAGCCCCCCAGATCAGGAAGTCACAGACTTGGACATTGAAACCAACACATTTTGCCCCCCTCCTCTGTATTACACTCATTTGACGCAAGAAAAGATGCCTCCTGTACGGGGTACAATCACCATTAAGCCACAGATCAGTGTACCTGAGGGACTGAATGGTATTTTTCTGGAGGAAAATCGTGCAACTGCCCCAACAGATACTGATTGTCTGAAACATACTAAGTCTGGGACCCGGGAGAGTCCTCCAATGCTCATAAATCCCCCCCATGTTCAGGATGTAGGAGCAAGTGATCAAACTTCAGATCATGCCCAAACTGAACAAAATAGAGTTAATACAATAAGGCAGCTGCCTTTGTTAAATGCTTTGTTGGTTGAGTTGTCTGTGTTACACAACCAACCTGTGGCAAGCCCTACTCAAATACATCCTCACCTAGCCTGGTTATATAGAACTGAGGGTAAGAGGTCACCAGAATCTTCTACCAAATGCACATGTAAATCTGAATCTAAGGATAAGCTTTCAATGGGGGGAAATGAAAAGTCCGTGAATCTTCAGTATAAAAAGAACCAAGTTGAAAATctcaaaaaaggtaaatattttgaaaagaacagtGGTAACCCTCCCAAAAGAGTTCCGAGGGGGAAGCTGCTCTATGGTTTAACAAAGACACTTAAACTACGTTTAAAGCAGACAAATCCTGATATGTTGGTAGTACATGAAAAAAGAGAACAGTATAGAAAAATGCAAGCACAGATGTTAGGTACAAAACTCAGAATTCCATCATCTAAAGTTAAAGCATTAAGCTTTGCCAAAGTACATCAGAAGCCACACCAACTACCTAAAGATAAGTGTTTGGAATTAGATGCATCTTTTGCTGAAAACAGTGATACCTCAAAGCAAATCAGTGGAGTTTTGGGTGACCCTAGCACAAGTCAAGAAACTAAACTGAAATGTGCAGCTGAAAAAACAGTAGATTGTAAACATAGAATAAGTAATGGTTTATTGAAAGAAATTGCGAGTCCTGCAAATTCCATTGTTCTGGAAGGGCTTACTCCTGCAAgtattttggaaggaaaaatggaTATGAAAGTCCAGAGTCCACGTGTTTTCCAACAAGTTGCAGTTGTTGACAGAATTGTGGtagataaagaaatagagaataaacagGTCAAAACCACTGATATTCTTACTGATAATATGAGTGAAAATAAACCAAGTAAAAATAGTTGCTCTGAAAGCATCTCAGAATTAAAGTATTCAGATGACTTCACCAGCCCTTGCTCTTCTGAAGATTTCTCTACCACTGAGGACACTAGCAGGATTTTACAAGCTCATGATAGCAGTCCAGAGgcagaaaatccaaaatataatCAATGCACAAATAAATCTAGTGAAACAATACTGTCCATAAGAAAAAACAGCAGTGAAAAGAGTTCTATTCTTAGCCCACCTTTTTCAACTGGATCGCCAGTACACTCATATAAAAGATCTCATATTTCAAAGATTCAAGATAAAAGTTTGGAGGAAACATCTAGTATCTCTACCAGTGATTTATCTTTATTACATTggactgaggaaaaagaaaatcatatagaTCAAAATGGTATGCATGATTCTAAAGTTGTAAAGAGGGATCAGGACATGTCTATAAAACTTAAAACAAGAACTGGTGGCAAGCCTTCAGAAAAAAGCCAGTCACCTCGGACATCTCAAGTGAGTTCTTATCTGCCATCTAATTTGTCAGAACTAGAACTTAATGTTCTGGATAGCAGTACATCAGATCACTTTGAGGAAGAGGATGAAGTTGCTTCACTAAATATTTCCAAGCAATGCAGAGATATTTGTGAATTAGTGATAAATAAACTTCCAGGATATACAGTGTGA